The segment AATCCTCCATGGCCTCATGTGGAACTGATAGGGGGCTTGGTGGGTACAAGCGCAATGTTTCCTTCACTATGGCTTGGAGGTAAACTAGATCTTTGATATCATGGTCGTCCACCCACCTGTCTCTACCAACCTTGAGATTGAGCTCTTCCTGAGCTTGCTTCAAAGCGTGCTTGTTATTCAATAATATGGACAGGAGCCATGTCAAGTTTAGAGATGTAGTGTCAGAGCCAGCCAAGATGAGATTCTACAACATGAAATTGAGGCCACACTTAATTAGAATTGCACtggttattagttattatacaCGGAGTATGTAACAAAATTTTTCCCTTATTAGAAAGCAATGTTTCTTTATAGGGTATAATATTCTTtgtaaataaaagaaagtactaTCATTATATGATAAATTAGAATGAACACGGGTCAAAGTCACTAAATATATATACCCAATTGATTTTAGGTGTAGAAAGGGTTCAACCTATATCTCTTATTCgacaatgtaaaaaaatttaccaattgAGTCAACtgtaaccaaaaaaacaaaataaaaacatggttGATTAATTAAGTAGTGCGATAAATGACTATAACTTACCATTGCTGTTGCTTTTATAATGGTTTCACGTGTATGGCCAAATGCATCATCCTCAATTTCGGATAACATGACATCGATGAAGTCCGGCTTGTCGGTTGGTTCACTACCCTTCAGCCTTCTCATACTATGTTCTTCAACCCAACTTCCTGCTACAGAGTCCAATTCCCTTGCAATACGCTTCATAGATTTTACTTGGCCCAGCAAATCAAAACATCCTAGAAATGGAATCAGATCCGAAATGATAGGGACACCAGCTGCGTACATGAAGGCTTTAATATTTTTCCCAATACGTTGTGCCTCTTCATCATTTCCATGATTGAAGCTATCAAAATATCTCTTCCCTGCAATCATTTTAGTAATAATATTAAAGGTTAGGCGCTCAACCCACTCACTAATCACCACGTTGGCTTGGTTGCCCTCGTTGCTCTTGCAGAGAGTGTACAAATCTTTAATCACAGTTTCCACCTCGAATACTTGCACATTCTTTAGTGTTTCAAGCCGACGACTAGAGAGGAGTTCTAGCTTGGTTAGCTTTCGCATCATGTGCCAATATTTTCCATAACTGGAAAAACCAAATACTGCATAGTTGTAGCCAAGGTGCTTTCCTTGGCTAGACATTGGACGTGCAGCAAAAGCCTTGTCATTTGTAGTGAAGCACTCCTTGACTGCCTCATGACTGCTAATCACAAGTGCAGGTTTCATGCCAAGTCTGATCATGAAGATGGGACCATCTTTATCAGCCATAGCACCTAAGGTTCGTGCAATTGGGTTTTGGCCGCGTAGTTTATGAAGGTGACCTATGATTGGCAAGGCACCTGATGGCTCTGGAGCCAACATACCCTTAATTTTGCGACTACCAATTCTCACCCTCCATTGATTGTACAATAGAGCCAATACAAAAAACCCCGCAATTGCAAGTAGATGGGAAGTAATTTCCATGATGTCCTCAAACCTGAGGGAATGGAGAATACTATGAACTTTTCACCCACAACTTGGTAGTATTTTATAATGGTGAGAAAAAAATCACGGGCTGATTTTTGTCACTCACGTTGCTTGACTGGTCATAGTTGTAGACCTTTCCTTTTTTGCTGAAAGTCATAGTTGTGGACTTGTTCGGCGCTCAACTGTCATGGCAGGAGATTTGTATTCGTcaaagttataaatttttttttttgctgaaagccGTAGTTGTAGACTTGCACTGCCTCTCAACGGTCATGGTGTTGAGTTTCTTGATTTGGGTTCTCATCCTATTTAattatgttaaatatattaacaAGGCACTATACCATgttataaaattcttttttttgctgaaagccATAGTTGTAGACTTGCACTGCCTCTCAAATGTCATGGTGTTGAGTTTCTTGACTTGGGTTCTCATCCTACTTAattatgttaaatatattaacaACGCACTATACCATGTTTTATATACTAGAGAGGATGCAGAAGGGGAAATATAGAATAGGAACACCGAGAACACAAGGGTTATGTGGTTCTGTCTTGTTGGTCTACGTCTATAAAGGAAACCCTTAAAgactacatctttattgtataagagtgtagtacaataacttgTTTTACAATGATCtataacatgagtatatatagacGATTAAACCCTAAATTACTAGTAAAAGTAGGAGTGAgtttgggcctattacattgggctagctaatatgtctaatatatttttaacaaattggaATGGATGATGTCAAGAGCTCATATATTTTAGGTGGTCTtgacttgccaaaaaaaaaaaagtatatgtatACTTGGAAAAACATTATATACCAAAGCAACTAAAGTAATCTAATCTATTTTAaccattttaataaaatattaaatatctTAACTTGAGAATCACAAGAATTtgagttcaataaaaataagagtaatgctacgttcataacatttttcacaataaatcccATATAGTAACTAGTAAGCAATTACTAATTCTAATTAGCAATTAATATTGACACCACTTTTAACCCACTAATAACATTTCATCACATAAGATTTatagtgaaaatattgtagatataatATTACTCTAAAATAACTTTGCTCCCTCAAACAAAATCCTTAAccccttaaataaataaataaaaggtttaaataataacaataaaaattagtccaaataacaacaaagaTAACTAAGGGTGactctagaatttttttaaggtgGTCACTAAGAAATTTAAGTTATACAAAATCTCATAAAGAGATAACTTATATGTATCAAcatcaccaaaaaagaaaacaagttaCAATTTCTTTATACTAACAAAGAGACAAAGAGAAAAGGGACTTATAACAAATGAAGTGAGAACTAAGAATGCTAAGAAGAGAGTAATAAAGTGAGAGATTCTGAAATGataatagagaagagaaaaaaaaaaatatatatatatatatatatttatatatatttatatatattgctaCAAATGGGAGTTCAGTTGctgaagagagaaaaattgttttgattgCAAAACCAAAGAAAGCATGACTACTATCACCACCaaggaaataaaattatatattatttttattgaatgggTGAACgagttacaaatttgaatgattacaggtttttttttttttttggttcacttATTGTTTGGTTGTCtagtcttgtttttgtttgggttatttttgttgttatttaagctaatttttattgatattatttaagcccttttttgtttgtttgtttggttaagGGGTTAAGGATTATATCTGTTTGGAGGGTTAGCATTTGTTATGAATTTATTGTAacaatattgtgaatataacattattcttatttttgttatgaatttaTGTTTGGAGGGCTAggatttttattcttattcttCGTTTCCACTTATctcttatcaatatatatatatatatatatatatatatatatagcagaaATCACATTCGGGCGAGCATGAAATTCTACCATGTGGCGCTTTGTATGAGTGGTATTCCATTTAGCCTTTCACCTCACCCCATCTTCTTATCAATGAATAGTTCAATTTAACAtagattaaatatatatatattaaattaaagatATCTATAAACATTTGGGGTTGAACAGGACATGGTGAGCAAAGGGCTAAGGAAAATCTCCAAGGAAACCTCACTTTCTCTGAGACAAAAGGCATTCCCATGGTTTGTTCAGGTTTGCTTTTAGACTCAATATCATTTGCTCTTTTACCTTTGTGACTTCTTGTCCTTTTCTCAGATTCAATTTTGGTTATGTTTGATGAAGTTCTTCGGATTTGTTggattatcaataaaatttttcagattttgggcttgggctatttttaatttttgttctaatatatatatatatatatatatataatcgaagCCTCTGAAGCTCtcataattttccacgtcagcacaatattaaataaaaaaaaaaaaaaaaaaaaaaacttacgcAAAATTAGAGAAGCCCTAAATTTAAATTCGATTGGCCTCtctcacaaaaagaaaaggagaacacGCACACTACTCCTAACGCAAAAACCCTAGAATGCCTAATTTTTTTCAAGGAGACCATAAGGAGCTTCTATGCTAGAGCCTATCCTACGCCTTGGTTTTTGTTGCATCCTCAACTCCTGCTTAACCAGGTAGAGCCTTTTCATTCAACCATACAACTGTTGAGTTTTTTGTGAGTTTgtgcatggtggtggtggtcttGTAATTGTGGGATTatattgttttttacttttattttttgggatttaaTCTTTGAGATGATTCATAATTTACTTTGTTGTACACGGATGTGTTGATgtatgtggtggtggtggtcttGTAATTGTGGGgttatattgtttattattattatttttttttttttttggattttatcttTAAGATGATTTACAATTTATAGTTATTTGAATTGTGGgattaattctttgattttttaggattttttatgtTCGTGAACTATATTGTTTTAACAATATTAAACATGTACTTTGGTATCAACTAGGATTTTGACATTCACCTATTAGCCAGTGTgagatgaaaaggaaaatacaaaagaaaactgtagggagagaaagaaggaaaaatattcataaaatatttggtATTAGCCTTTAGTTACTTACCATTTGGTATTTgcttgtgaaattattgtagaGCATTATATCACTTTAATTTATGGCTGTTCAATACTATCTCCAAACCAATTCACAGCTATTCAATTTATAATTCTTTGTACATTTGTGTTGTTCCTTCCCtgcaacaaatttaaaacaacAGATTTCAATGAATACcaaaaagcaacaaatttaaTTCTTTCTACATTCATTTGATGTTTTAAAGCaggtttaatttttaatttttgttcttccatTCACTTTTATTTAGATTCGAATGGAGGAAAAGATTGAAGAGAAAGACAATAAAAAACCTGAGCATCTAACACTAAAAGCACAATTGGTATCAAGGCCAGTTTGTGCAGTTAGTTGCAGCCTAATTCATTGGGGAAGCTACCTAAACAGCTTTTGGAGTTTTAAAATCAATGGGTGTCAAATTGCTTCCTACTTTAGGATCCTCTCGAATTGAtgtaatattaaataataattgattGAGATCAAAGTATGAATCCCTttactgtttatatatatgtgtgtgtgtattatgtATTGTGTAATGCTTGAGTTCTAAAGatctaatttattataattttgtataGATTATAAACCACCAGCTTTATGCTTTAACTTCCTTATTATCTGAATCAAATCAGGTACTATATTTATAGCTTTTAAATTGCATCTTTAATAGCTCTGGACTCTTACTGTGTTAGTCTTGATTGTTTCATTTGACTTGAATTGTCTTTTGCGttgctttaaaattttttttgtatttttagaaCCAATTTTGTAGTCAACATATGATCTCTGAGTTAATTACAGTTTAATTGGACTGTAGTGAAAATTGGagttcttataaaataaaaagaatagaagaagaaaaacattttGAATTGGACTATGCTTAAAAAATTGGTCAGATAAGGGTAAGTATGTTATGGAAATATTCTTAGATAAGCACATATTTCTATGATTACATTATATGGCAGATACATTACAAGGCTTTTGTTTTTAAACTATTGATCACTGTGTGTGATAGATCTCTCTATTGAATTGGCTTTTACATGTAATTTCTTCCTTCTAATTTGATATACAATTTAAAGAATCTATGTGCAAAAAGTGCCTGAGACCATCTATCAAGTTACATATTAGATGAAAAGGACGAATAGattctctattattattattattattattattattattattattattattattataagttcCTCTCAATGCAAATTTAGCATTGGATTTTGTAGTTGGAAGAGTGGAAAAGAAGACTAGCTTATTGGAAGCATGGTAGTACTGAAGGAGTATATtccatctcattctttattgTGATGTCTTTGTGATCTTCTTTCAAAGCAAAGTTGGTAATATCATATTAAATTGGTACTTTTCTGTAGAGTTTTCTGATCTGTTAGATAGAGAGGTTTTTCTGTGCTTTCTGTCTAATTTATTGGTCTCTGTGATGTTTCTAGCAAGATGGTTTTCCTTTATTGGTGACTTTTATTGGCTTTACTTACACTAAGTTTTGTTTCTATGCCTGTTAATCAAATAGTTCGATGAAAGCAATAGACAATTTAAATAGAATTTCATAGTGGGTTTGTGTGATTGTGtatgaaattgtaattttaagatagatttttttgattttgattgcttgaatttatttttcctaaagTAAATGtatcaaaacaatattttttgggttattgGTATTGTTGGGTTCCTTAGAATAATGGTTAGAACTCTAAGCCATATGGTTGTGGTTGTAAGAAAATGTTTGCTCTACTCTCTGCCCTCTACAACACTCTAATATGTAACATTGGTTACACATTTTGGATTGGATATTAGCTTTAGGATGTTGATTATAATGACAGAATTTTGTATAACCTTATACACATTTTTATGCAATGACCACATGGCACTTCTTAAAACTTTTGAAGGATAGAAGGATGCAAACCGTGATGAAAAGAGTCATGTTACCTTGCAAATGACAAAGGATATGAGAATGCAATTTGTAAATCTATTTAGCATTGGCTTTGTAAACAGATTGATGAGTGCTAATGTAAGTTCTTTAagattttcaagttttaaagcATTTGATTTGATAAAATCTTATAGTTACTAAACACTTTCTCATGCATCGCCCAAGTTAGCAACTAGTCATTTTGAATACGAAAGCAAATCcctattatatataatttttctcatttcaaACCACCTAGatagaattttagttttaaggcgataactttaagtaatatatatagaattttttttctaaataacaataaatattaaaaaatttagttaattgtcacgtttcaaaacaattttgaaaactagcatctcgagtgtctaaaactcgagttccaagataaaactcgagtttttaagtctcgatttgtaagtggataaagaaaaaaatcaggctgaaaatcaagttttaaacacTCGATTTCCATTAATTGagtaaaaacgccgctataggtctataaaacgtcactatatggcttaaaaacgccactataggacccCTAAACctgtactttaaaaaaattttgcaggaaaacgccgctatagggcttaaaaacgtcactgtaaggcttaaaaatgccactataggtgaaatttttttgcatggaaatcgcgttttaaagactcgagatctatgtggcattttcacaCTCCCAAAATGAGTCTTTTGGACTCGAGTtataatatggatctcgagtttctaaaactcgagatatTAGTTTCCTTAATTCTTTGAAAACGTTCCTAACTTACTATTTTGAATGACTGATGGATGATGTTATGCACAAtacctcaatatatatatatatatatatatattcggtTTATTTGTGTGATTTTCActtaattttgtgttatatattgttttttgctaataaaaaaaaacttaaaaataaaatccttcaCAAGTAATAGGCAAATTcacttaaaatcaaattaagaatAGACTTTTAAACAACAATTGTATATAAAGCACATATTatgcaaaacataaaataaatttatttatcttaAATATGACCTGTGATAATAAGTTTAAggttaaaagagagaaaaaaagggttTGATGAAACTTGTTGACAAGAGctacaatattatttttttgataagtgcaTGTATTAAAGTGACTAGttgaaaaatatactttttgagagagagagagagaggagtattttcttttgggttccattcaagttgaatttttttaatgtaatctATTGGTTCTAGGAATCGAGTAACTTCTagtttaaaagttatattttttttagtttttactattTCCCATTGTAGGTAGTACATGTCGAAACCATCTCGATGAGTACAAAATGACATTggttaccatttttttttcaataatgcTACGAACTCGAATTTTTTGACAATAAATTTCGCAATTGTTAAAGTGATTGACTGTAAATAATGGAGGCATATGACACTCATGCATGTACACACAACTTCAGCAATGatgaaatttgttttgaaaaacataaaaactgtGTTAACCacattacttcttctttttttcttttttctttttttgccttAACCAATTtctaagaaattaaatttatcaaaaggaacgaatatattttatttcagATATTATATAAGACAATTGGCAGTTTTTCATAAATAGATAAAGAAATTAAGCATTGTATTAACACTGAGAGTTGACGATGGTACTTAAATAACAGAGATGGTGATGATAATAACATCAACAAAAGTATTAATAATAccaataacaaattaacaacAACACAACATAAGAATTAAAGAAATCATTAAGTTCTTAgggtttattatttattgtgataatgaatatataaatagtGGTTTTGAGTAATTGTAGTATTAGCAATTGTTGTTGCAGTAGTAGTACTGCTAataacattaattaaataataaagaaatatctaTCATTCAAATTCTCCCAGCCTCAACTATCGAtgtatcaaaaataataataggaatgatgataacaacaacaaaaacataaaaattacaatattacTAAATTCATAGGGTTTATTATTTACTATGATAATGAAAATGTAAATAGTGGTTTGGAGTAATTGTTGTAGTAGTTGCAAAAATAATGATTATGATtatacttaaataaaaaataagattactaattattattatagttcTAAGTTCTAACTGCTTCTAATACTAATACTAATAATACTACTAAGTactaacaacaacaataataattacaacaataacaacaacaataagatATTTATTATTCTATGAATTCTAGTtaattcaattggtaaaatttttgatggttgaataaaagagatctgaggttcaattATCTCCTACACCAAAAATCTATTGGTATCTTGGTCCGATAATAAATGGCTATCATTAGAAGCGgccgtcataggttgaaactctctcaaaaaaatatttatcatctatatatatatatatataaccgaagcctctactggcaccacaattttccacgtcagcataatatttaaaaaataaaaaataaaaataaaaacattataacacctcaaaaccctagcaacctaaCACCTCAAAAtactagcaaccttacccctctctcaagttaagaaatataaagccacagtttctgcaaactctctctctccaaacgtaaatatcaaattcaacccctttaatttctctttatacttttgaggcttctatagagttatagtgagttatgctgattttgttttttttttttttttttgtgtatagatggtcataatactccggtattccaagaaaagtttgtgttttcgttaattgaaggccttagagagataagtgttgcactttggaacagcaatacaaaagacgattttattggcagcggaaagtaattactttgtctcatatttttgttttttgaattgattttgtgtgctttttagacccttttggatcaattttgttaattgggtgtttttttttttttttttttttttttttgatagggtccaattggggaaaGTTCTTTTAAAGGGTTACAACGACCGCACTTGGTATCTGTATACTAACagtggggggtaagtgctataaattactaacccttttaagtgtataatctgtttctaaaattatctataatattttgtcctccgaaaattttatctctttaattttattatattgtgtttcttaaactatagacagattttctttgtttcttattttcaataataaatcattttattgcaatactggtaattgtttgagaaatccaatatgttcatatctctatagaatagagaatagtagaagccaattttattacaactacttaaattgagttgacttaattccgtacaattacaaagtatagcatgaaagataatggaattaattgttgtaatttttattttctttccatgttttaaatttccataattttattgttgatgagaaattaaggctcagttgcacaatatgtgtaaattcttcaaaaggctactttaaatagtaagtcaatatgtctcttacatttgggtattagttagaattattttcaaatgattataccaataaaagtgaatgtgtataaattttgtttaactatcccgtgtatcgcacgggttagcgactagttcctattataaataaagctaataaataataataataataataataatgatgatgatgatgatgatgatgatgatgatggtggtgttagtagagagaaaaaagagtttggataatagaaaaaaaaaaatggacatcCAGATTTCCTTtggaagaaatatttttataaaaaaaaattgaaatccgCTTCTTTGTACATCAGAATTCCCTTTTTTGGAGGAAGAAAAAGTGAAACCCATCCTTTCAAGATCCGGATGcacttttacttaaaaaaaaaaattggaaaaaaaatcttgaagattTGGATTCGTTATATGTATAAATTGTTTCATTAGAATtagaattattaattttctttgtctattaataataattagtgtATAACCTCGTGCATATGCGTGGgcacaattaaaaacaatcgcaattatatagtttaaattatacattaaaaggtgttcaaattatatatagtattagttTACACCTTTTTAAAACCatacatttataaaaatatataatagtttatatatatatatataatttataatttaattggatttaaacTCTTCGTTTTTTACAACCAATAGTTCACTagctacaaaaattaaaatattaaatagatGCGTGACtcaaaattggactccaattgaaatccaatttagaactAACCGGATTTGaattcttcaatttttacacttaataattcatttattataaaaattaaaaattatataagacaCATGACacaatctaattggattttatctgagttttgagtcttttaacttttaatatatatatatatatatatatatatagaattgtcAATATCCACCATATATAGAAGAGGAGAATATTGTATCTTCTACACAACTTAAAAGCTTTTCATGCAGCCCTGACATATAAAAACGTTGAAGAATCCAAAGATAAATGATATCGAAGATgaacaacaaattaaaaatcttaGTTATCCTACCAATGATAAAATACCAGCACGTAACAGAGCCCTCTCCTCCCCATTCACCTTCTTTTAACTCAACTTTCTGGAAATACTTAGGGCAAATTTTGGCTGTCTCGTGTATTCTTTTGCTGTTAACCTCGTGGAACTTATAAGCAGGAGCCTTAATTAGCCTCTACTTCAGTCTCTAGCTTACCGAatatagacattttttttttcaaagttaatGGTACGAATTCacctttacattatatatccAACTGCATGATATATAAAGAGAAAGAAGCGTGATAGACAGAATTTTGTTTTTGCGAAAGAGAAGCGCACAGTGATTACtgggttcttttttgtttttttacttatatatgTAACTTGTTTAATAGGTAGCCAATATTTACTCTAAAttactccaaatttttttt is part of the Quercus robur chromosome 9, dhQueRobu3.1, whole genome shotgun sequence genome and harbors:
- the LOC126699188 gene encoding cytochrome P450 CYP82D47-like, which produces MEITSHLLAIAGFFVLALLYNQWRVRIGSRKIKGMLAPEPSGALPIIGHLHKLRGQNPIARTLGAMADKDGPIFMIRLGMKPALVISSHEAVKECFTTNDKAFAARPMSSQGKHLGYNYAVFGFSSYGKYWHMMRKLTKLELLSSRRLETLKNVQVFEVETVIKDLYTLCKSNEGNQANVVISEWVERLTFNIITKMIAGKRYFDSFNHGNDEEAQRIGKNIKAFMYAAGVPIISDLIPFLGCFDLLGQVKSMKRIARELDSVAGSWVEEHSMRRLKGSEPTDKPDFIDVMLSEIEDDAFGHTRETIIKATAMNLILAGSDTTSLNLTWLLSILLNNKHALKQAQEELNLKVGRDRWVDDHDIKDLVYLQAIVKETLRLYPPSPLSVPHEAMEDCHVCGYYVPKGTRLLVNVWKLHRDPRIWEDPEKFLPERFLTSHASIDASGQHFEFIPFGSGRRACPGYTFALQVSYLALARLLQGFEFMTPSNMLVDMTEGLGITLPKATPLEVLLTPRLASKLYQSQTKI